The Candidatus Margulisiibacteriota bacterium genome contains the following window.
TCAATATTCACGTCAATAAAGGCGAGATCGTCGGCCTGCTTGGCCCCAATGGCGCTGGCAAGACCACGACTTTCTATATGATAGTCGGTCTCATCAAAGCGGACGCTGGCGCGGTCAATCTCAACGGCAACGATATTACGCGCTTGCCCATGCATGAACGCGCCAAAATGGGTATTGGTTATCTGCCGCAGGAGCCGTCGATTTTTCGCAAGCTCACCGTCGAAGAAAATCTGTTGATCCTCTGGGAAAATATGCCCAGCGTGCCGCCGGCGGAGTATCAGCAGCGTCTGGATAAATTATTTGAGGAGCTGAAAATCTCGCATATCCGCAAACAGCGCGGCTATGAGCTGTCCGGCGGCGAACGGCGGCGGGTGGAGATCTGCCGCGCGCTGGCCTGTTATCCGGATTTTATTTTGCTGGACGAGCCTTTTGCCGGTATCGATC
Protein-coding sequences here:
- the lptB gene encoding LPS export ABC transporter ATP-binding protein codes for the protein MIETQGLVKAYHKKKVVNEVNIHVNKGEIVGLLGPNGAGKTTTFYMIVGLIKADAGAVNLNGNDITRLPMHERAKMGIGYLPQEPSIFRKLTVEENLLILWENMPSVPPAEYQQRLDKLFEELKISHIRKQRGYELSGGERRRVEICRALACYPDFILLDEPFAGIDPIAVNDIQEIIAYLAKTKGLGILITDHNVRETLGITDRAYIIHQGKVLLEGDAAAISADQTARKFYLGENFNL